A part of Citrifermentans bremense genomic DNA contains:
- a CDS encoding EAL domain-containing protein has protein sequence MSTNSNPPPAQERDLVVVGRRILIVDDSPTQTMFLKQVLVAQGYGVLIAQSAEEALERITELSPDLVISDILMPGIDGFELCRQIRALDQMGSLPVILLTYLNDPTHVLHSLEAGANYFITKPYKTELLLSRVAALLHRGEGCCQIHENGEVVCNYYGSNYEIKASKAHVIDLLLATYELASEKNQENEAAQEALRKLNEELENRVAERTAKLHNTICELRQEIAERENAEECVRRLNRLHSVLSETSKAVAHTRDRGSLFHDFCSIAVDHGCFKLAWVGILDAPTGIVAVAAARGTTDYLEDLTVCLDEGPSGNGPTGIAIRQGTHYICNDFLGDSVTRPWHERGETYGFRASASIALKQEGHVIGALTLYADKKDYFDQPQIELLRQMGADISFALGNMAREERRLEVERALLEETTQRMNEQEMHEQRIEYLAHYDTVTKLPNRFSLMARLGQALELAKRFSSRLAVIFIDLDRFKNINDSLGHHIGDRLLFQVAGRLQDTIRSADIVARLGGDEFVVVLPLINSNVSAAHAVRKIQQTLSQGYTVESHELNITPSIGISVYPNDGETVQELMKNADLAMYHAKSAGRNSYQFFTQEMNLTVQARLVLESDLRTALERDELTLHYQPQIDLKSGNVVGVEALLRWRHPVRGQVAPDVFIPVAEDTGLILSIGEFALKSACEQLALWISQGLPPLRMAVNLSARQFKQSNLPSLLADILAVTGVAAHLLELEITESSAMDDPNSAILHLRTLREMGVELAIDDFGTGYSSLSYLKLFPVNRLKIDRSFVRGIDTDSEDAEIAAATIALAHNLGKEVVAEGVETEAQCRFLEGQQCDILQGYFFSKPLSAAGIASYLAANRRPPTLMN, from the coding sequence ATGTCCACCAACTCGAACCCGCCACCGGCACAAGAGAGAGATCTAGTGGTGGTTGGTCGCAGAATACTCATAGTCGACGACAGCCCCACCCAGACGATGTTCTTGAAACAGGTACTTGTGGCACAAGGGTACGGCGTGCTGATCGCGCAGAGCGCAGAAGAAGCCCTGGAGAGAATCACCGAACTCTCCCCGGACCTGGTGATAAGCGACATCCTCATGCCCGGGATTGACGGTTTCGAGCTCTGCCGGCAAATACGCGCGCTGGACCAGATGGGCTCGCTGCCGGTCATCCTGCTGACCTACCTGAACGACCCGACCCACGTGCTGCACAGCCTAGAGGCGGGCGCCAACTACTTCATCACCAAGCCCTACAAAACGGAGTTGCTACTGTCACGAGTCGCTGCACTTCTGCACCGCGGAGAAGGGTGCTGCCAGATCCATGAAAACGGGGAGGTGGTCTGCAACTATTACGGCAGCAACTACGAGATAAAGGCGTCGAAGGCCCATGTCATCGACCTGCTGCTCGCGACGTATGAGCTCGCGTCGGAGAAGAACCAGGAAAACGAGGCGGCACAGGAAGCCCTGAGGAAGCTGAACGAGGAGCTGGAAAACAGGGTTGCCGAGCGGACCGCGAAACTCCACAACACCATTTGCGAACTGCGCCAGGAGATCGCCGAACGGGAAAACGCGGAAGAGTGCGTGCGGCGCCTGAACAGGCTCCACTCGGTTTTGTCCGAAACCAGCAAGGCGGTGGCCCACACACGGGACCGCGGCTCCCTGTTCCATGATTTCTGCAGCATCGCGGTAGACCATGGCTGTTTCAAGCTCGCCTGGGTTGGCATATTGGATGCGCCTACCGGAATAGTTGCGGTAGCAGCCGCCAGGGGAACGACGGACTACCTGGAGGACCTGACCGTGTGCCTTGACGAGGGACCTTCGGGAAACGGCCCTACCGGTATAGCGATACGGCAGGGAACCCACTACATCTGCAACGACTTCCTGGGCGACTCCGTCACGCGACCCTGGCATGAGCGCGGCGAGACCTACGGCTTCCGCGCCTCCGCGAGCATAGCGCTCAAGCAGGAGGGGCACGTCATCGGGGCACTCACCCTTTACGCCGACAAGAAGGACTACTTCGACCAGCCCCAAATCGAGCTTTTGCGACAGATGGGTGCGGACATCTCGTTTGCCTTGGGGAACATGGCGCGCGAGGAAAGGCGCCTGGAGGTGGAGCGGGCGTTACTGGAGGAAACGACCCAGAGGATGAACGAACAGGAAATGCACGAGCAGCGCATCGAGTACCTGGCACATTACGACACGGTGACGAAGCTTCCCAACCGCTTCAGCCTGATGGCCCGGCTGGGGCAGGCCCTGGAGCTCGCCAAAAGGTTCTCGAGCCGGCTCGCCGTCATCTTCATCGACCTGGACCGCTTCAAGAACATCAACGATTCCCTCGGGCACCACATCGGCGACCGTCTGCTGTTCCAGGTGGCAGGGCGCCTCCAGGACACCATCCGCAGCGCCGACATCGTGGCGAGGCTCGGTGGCGACGAGTTCGTGGTGGTGCTGCCGCTGATCAACTCAAACGTCTCCGCCGCGCACGCCGTGCGCAAGATCCAGCAGACGCTGTCGCAGGGGTACACGGTCGAGTCCCACGAGCTGAACATCACGCCGAGCATAGGCATCAGCGTTTATCCCAACGACGGGGAGACAGTCCAGGAACTGATGAAAAACGCGGACCTGGCCATGTACCACGCCAAGTCGGCGGGGCGCAACAGCTACCAGTTTTTTACCCAGGAGATGAATCTGACTGTGCAGGCGAGGCTGGTGTTGGAAAGCGATTTGAGGACGGCGCTGGAGCGGGATGAATTGACGCTGCATTACCAGCCGCAGATCGATTTGAAGAGTGGGAATGTGGTCGGGGTCGAGGCACTGTTGCGCTGGAGGCATCCGGTGCGAGGACAGGTGGCGCCGGACGTCTTCATTCCGGTTGCCGAGGATACCGGGCTCATCCTCTCCATCGGCGAATTCGCCCTAAAAAGCGCCTGTGAGCAGCTTGCCCTGTGGATCTCGCAGGGGCTTCCACCGCTGCGGATGGCGGTGAACCTCTCGGCGCGGCAGTTCAAGCAGAGCAACCTCCCGAGCCTTCTCGCCGACATCCTCGCGGTGACCGGCGTCGCCGCGCACCTTTTGGAACTGGAGATCACCGAGAGCTCGGCCATGGACGATCCTAACTCCGCCATTTTGCATCTGCGCACGCTGAGGGAGATGGGGGTGGAGCTTGCCATCGACGATTTCGGGACCGGCTATTCTTCCCTTAGCTACTTGAAGCTCTTCCCGGTAAACAGGCTGAAGATCGACCGTTCCTTCGTGCGCGGCATCGACACCGACTCCGAAGACGCCGAGATTGCAGCCGCCACCATCGCCCTGGCCCACAACCTGGGAAAGGAGGTGGTCGCGGAAGGGGTGGAAACGGAAGCGCAGTGCAGGTTCCTTGAGGGGCAGCAGTGCGACATCCTGCAGGGTTACTTCTTCAGCAAGCCACTCTCCGCCGCCGGCATCGCCTCCTACCTCGCTGCGAACCGGCGCCCCCCCACCTTGATGAACTGA
- the pstB gene encoding phosphate ABC transporter ATP-binding protein PstB — protein MNNKVQLEQVNIHFGKTHAVRDISMNFPQNSVTAIIGPSGCGKSTLLRSMNRMHDLVPSARVTGKILVDNGDIYDRGVDPVAVRRRVGMVFQKPNPFPAMSIYDNVIAGYKLNGRLPREEADEIVESCLKRVALWDEVKDRLKSNAMMLSGGQQQRLCIARTVAVKPEVILMDEPASALDPISTLKIEELIEELKERYTIIIVTHNMQQAARVSDYTAFLYMGDLVECGETKKIFTTPEEKRTEDYITGRFG, from the coding sequence ATGAACAACAAGGTACAACTCGAACAGGTCAACATACATTTCGGCAAGACCCACGCGGTGCGGGATATCAGCATGAACTTCCCCCAGAACAGCGTCACGGCCATCATCGGACCGTCCGGCTGCGGGAAATCCACACTGCTTAGATCGATGAACAGGATGCACGACCTGGTCCCTTCGGCGCGGGTGACCGGCAAGATCCTCGTCGACAACGGCGACATCTACGACAGGGGCGTGGACCCGGTAGCCGTGAGGCGCCGAGTGGGGATGGTGTTCCAGAAGCCGAACCCGTTCCCTGCCATGTCGATCTACGACAACGTCATCGCGGGGTACAAGTTGAACGGCCGCCTCCCCCGCGAAGAGGCCGACGAGATCGTGGAAAGCTGCCTGAAACGTGTGGCCCTGTGGGACGAGGTTAAGGACCGGCTGAAAAGCAACGCCATGATGCTCTCCGGCGGCCAGCAGCAGCGCCTGTGCATCGCCCGCACCGTCGCGGTTAAGCCGGAGGTGATCCTGATGGACGAGCCCGCCTCCGCCCTGGACCCCATCTCGACGCTGAAAATCGAGGAACTGATCGAGGAGCTGAAGGAGCGCTACACCATCATCATCGTCACCCACAACATGCAGCAGGCGGCCCGCGTATCCGACTACACGGCGTTTCTGTACATGGGGGACCTCGTCGAGTGCGGCGAGACCAAGAAGATCTTCACCACCCCCGAGGAAAAGCGGACCGAAGACTACATCACCGGCCGCTTCGGTTAA
- the pstA gene encoding phosphate ABC transporter permease PstA, with the protein MMHGMVFRKAKNHLMSFVMLACTLAVLIPLGLIFFHIVKMGISSLSLDFFTHIPAPTGEPGGGMANGMFGSLVMIGGASLIGLPIGILGAIYLSEFGGSKVSTVIRFAADVLSGTPSIITGMVAYTLLVVPMKGFSGLAGSVALAMIMIPIVLRTTEEQLKMVPGSLREASLALGVPFWRTSLKVTLRSAMSGVLTGILLAVARIAGETAPLLFTALGNQFWSKNVLQPMAALPLQIFSFAIAPYEDWHKLAWAGALVLVTVMFALSLTARYFGRSRHAR; encoded by the coding sequence ATGATGCACGGCATGGTGTTCCGCAAAGCCAAGAACCACCTGATGAGCTTCGTCATGCTCGCCTGCACGCTGGCCGTGCTCATCCCGCTCGGGCTCATCTTCTTCCACATCGTGAAAATGGGAATCAGCTCGCTCTCGCTCGACTTCTTCACCCACATCCCGGCGCCGACCGGCGAACCGGGCGGGGGGATGGCCAACGGCATGTTCGGCTCGCTGGTGATGATCGGCGGTGCCTCCCTTATCGGCCTTCCCATCGGCATCCTGGGGGCAATTTACCTTTCCGAATTCGGCGGCTCCAAGGTCTCCACGGTGATCAGGTTCGCGGCCGACGTCCTCTCCGGCACCCCGTCCATCATCACCGGCATGGTCGCCTACACGCTTTTGGTAGTGCCGATGAAGGGGTTCTCCGGTTTGGCAGGCTCGGTGGCTCTGGCCATGATCATGATCCCGATAGTGCTGCGCACCACGGAAGAGCAACTGAAGATGGTCCCGGGGTCGCTGCGGGAGGCTTCTCTCGCGCTGGGTGTCCCCTTCTGGCGCACGAGCCTCAAGGTGACCCTGAGAAGCGCCATGTCCGGCGTCCTCACCGGGATCCTCCTGGCGGTCGCGAGGATCGCCGGGGAGACAGCGCCGCTTCTCTTCACCGCGCTGGGTAACCAGTTCTGGAGCAAGAACGTGCTTCAGCCGATGGCCGCCCTGCCCCTGCAGATCTTCAGCTTCGCGATCGCGCCCTACGAGGACTGGCACAAGCTCGCCTGGGCCGGGGCTCTGGTGCTCGTCACCGTCATGTTCGCCCTGAGCCTCACCGCCCGCTATTTCGGCAGGAGCAGGCACGCTAGATAG
- a CDS encoding RidA family protein, producing MSRKAITAENAVTVGPYSHAVEDGDTIYLSGQTPIDSATGELVDGGVAIQAEQCFKNLFAVLRAAGLDEGNVIKVNVFLVDMDDFSAMNAVYEKRFQRPYPARTTIGVASLPLRARIEIEMVASRKRMSE from the coding sequence ATGTCACGAAAAGCAATAACCGCCGAAAATGCCGTGACCGTAGGCCCTTATTCGCATGCCGTGGAAGACGGCGACACGATCTACCTGTCCGGTCAGACGCCGATAGATTCCGCCACTGGCGAGCTTGTGGATGGAGGCGTTGCGATTCAGGCAGAGCAGTGCTTCAAGAACCTCTTTGCCGTACTTAGAGCAGCCGGCCTCGATGAAGGGAACGTCATCAAGGTGAACGTTTTCCTCGTCGACATGGACGATTTTTCAGCCATGAACGCAGTCTACGAAAAGCGGTTCCAACGGCCTTATCCTGCACGAACGACCATTGGAGTCGCGTCGCTGCCTCTGCGAGCAAGAATCGAGATTGAAATGGTAGCCAGCAGGAAAAGGATGTCAGAGTGA
- a CDS encoding response regulator: MQTVLIIEDEKDLADLIAFNLEREGYQAIVATNGFEGLEQAATSRPDLILLDLMLPGMLGTELCKNIRKSEKTAGIPVIMLTAKGEEIDKVVGFEVGADDYVVKPFSTRELLLRVKAVLRRSKSRPGAAAVLQAGPIAIDVERHCVLVDGEEISFTGTEFKLLHTLAQRTGRVQSRDVLLRDVWGYNFVDDSRTVDTHITRLRTKLGKAGDLIKTVRGFGYKIEV; encoded by the coding sequence ATGCAGACCGTATTGATCATCGAAGACGAAAAAGACCTGGCCGACCTCATCGCCTTCAATCTTGAGAGAGAAGGATACCAGGCCATTGTAGCAACGAACGGATTCGAAGGGTTGGAGCAGGCAGCGACGAGCCGGCCAGACCTGATCCTTCTGGACCTCATGCTCCCCGGGATGCTTGGAACGGAGCTGTGCAAGAACATAAGGAAGTCGGAGAAGACCGCCGGCATACCGGTAATCATGCTTACAGCCAAAGGGGAAGAGATAGACAAAGTGGTCGGGTTCGAGGTGGGAGCCGACGACTACGTGGTGAAGCCGTTTTCTACAAGGGAGCTGCTACTGCGCGTGAAGGCAGTACTGAGGCGGTCGAAGAGCCGTCCCGGCGCGGCGGCGGTGTTGCAGGCAGGTCCCATCGCCATAGATGTAGAACGGCACTGCGTCCTGGTTGACGGCGAGGAGATCAGCTTCACCGGCACGGAATTCAAGCTCCTGCACACCCTGGCGCAAAGGACGGGAAGGGTCCAGAGCAGGGACGTGCTGCTGCGGGACGTCTGGGGGTACAACTTCGTGGATGACAGCCGGACCGTCGACACCCACATAACCCGCCTGCGCACCAAGCTGGGCAAGGCTGGCGACCTGATAAAAACGGTTCGAGGCTTCGGCTACAAGATTGAGGTGTGA
- a CDS encoding sulfate ABC transporter substrate-binding protein, producing MKQTIRTALLTLLVAALPLTAFAAQEFLNVSYDPTRELYQDFNKAFARKSGQKVTFKQSHGGSGKQARAVIDGLEADVVTLALAYDIDEISDKAKLIPANWQKRLPNNSSPYTSTIVFLVRKGNPKHIKDWNDLIKPGVSVITPNPKTSGGARWNYLAAWGYALKQKGGNEAKAKAFVSELFKHVPILDSGARGSTTTFVQRGQGDVLLAWENEAFLAVNELGRDKFEIVVPSLSILAEPPVTLVDKVVDRKGTRKLAEEYLKYLYSPEGQEIAARHYYRPRDKKVAAKYAKVFPKVKLLTIDDTFGGWRKAQKTHFADGGVFDQIYSGGK from the coding sequence ATGAAACAGACAATTCGCACCGCATTACTCACCCTGTTGGTGGCTGCATTGCCGCTGACGGCCTTCGCAGCCCAGGAATTCCTCAACGTTTCCTACGACCCGACCCGGGAGCTGTACCAGGACTTCAACAAGGCTTTCGCCAGGAAGTCGGGGCAAAAGGTCACCTTCAAACAGTCCCACGGCGGCTCTGGAAAACAGGCGCGAGCGGTCATCGACGGCCTGGAAGCCGACGTCGTCACCCTGGCCCTTGCCTACGACATCGACGAGATCAGCGACAAGGCAAAACTGATCCCGGCCAACTGGCAGAAAAGACTCCCCAACAACAGCTCTCCCTACACCTCGACCATCGTATTCCTGGTGCGCAAAGGAAACCCGAAGCATATCAAGGACTGGAATGATTTGATCAAGCCTGGCGTTTCCGTCATAACTCCCAACCCGAAAACCTCCGGTGGCGCGCGCTGGAACTACCTGGCCGCCTGGGGCTACGCACTGAAGCAAAAAGGAGGCAATGAAGCGAAAGCCAAGGCGTTCGTGTCCGAGTTGTTCAAGCATGTGCCGATTCTGGATTCCGGCGCCCGCGGTTCCACCACGACGTTCGTGCAGCGCGGGCAGGGGGATGTGCTCCTGGCCTGGGAAAATGAGGCTTTTCTTGCGGTGAACGAGTTGGGGAGAGACAAATTCGAGATCGTAGTCCCTTCGCTCAGTATCCTCGCCGAGCCGCCCGTGACCTTGGTCGACAAGGTGGTCGACAGGAAAGGGACCCGCAAGCTTGCCGAGGAATACCTGAAATACCTCTACTCTCCGGAAGGCCAGGAGATCGCTGCGAGGCATTATTACCGCCCGCGCGACAAGAAGGTAGCCGCCAAGTACGCCAAGGTGTTCCCGAAAGTGAAGCTGTTGACCATCGATGACACCTTCGGAGGCTGGCGCAAGGCCCAGAAGACGCACTTTGCCGATGGCGGCGTCTTCGACCAGATCTACTCGGGCGGCAAGTAA
- the pstC gene encoding phosphate ABC transporter permease subunit PstC has translation METELPSPCYPGATETTLESAEKKQEPAQAKTLNGDSVFRYLTTSFAFSIIVILALMLYEMAGESMPALKAFGWKFVTSTEWDAVQGIFGALPYLYGSVLSSVLALALATPLSIGAALFITEIAPSRLGALVAPLVELLAAIPSVIYGLWGVLVMAPWLQSTVQPFLIEHFGFIPLFEGAPYGVSMLAAIFILMIMVVPIITSITREVLLAVPQSQKEAAIALGATRWETIKIAILPYGKSGILGASILGLGRAIGETMAVTMVIGNAPNISLSLLSPAYTMPSVIANEFAETTSKLHASALMEIGLILMVVTLVVNALARLLIWSVSRSAKGGAA, from the coding sequence TTGGAAACCGAATTACCCAGCCCCTGTTACCCAGGCGCAACGGAGACGACTTTGGAATCGGCAGAAAAAAAACAGGAACCGGCACAGGCCAAAACGCTGAACGGGGACTCGGTCTTTCGTTACCTGACCACCAGTTTCGCTTTCAGCATCATCGTGATCCTGGCCCTCATGCTCTACGAGATGGCCGGCGAGAGCATGCCCGCCCTCAAGGCGTTCGGCTGGAAGTTCGTGACCTCGACCGAGTGGGACGCGGTCCAGGGAATTTTCGGGGCGCTCCCCTACCTCTACGGCTCCGTGCTGTCGTCGGTCCTGGCGCTCGCCCTCGCAACCCCCTTGAGCATCGGCGCGGCCCTCTTCATCACCGAGATAGCGCCGTCGCGCTTAGGCGCCCTCGTTGCGCCCCTGGTGGAACTGTTGGCGGCGATACCGTCGGTCATCTACGGGCTTTGGGGGGTGCTGGTCATGGCGCCCTGGCTCCAGTCCACGGTCCAGCCCTTCCTCATCGAGCATTTCGGATTCATCCCGCTCTTTGAAGGAGCGCCCTACGGGGTCAGCATGCTGGCCGCGATCTTCATCCTGATGATCATGGTGGTGCCGATCATCACCTCCATTACCCGCGAGGTGCTCCTGGCCGTGCCGCAGAGCCAGAAGGAGGCGGCGATAGCGCTCGGCGCTACCCGCTGGGAAACGATCAAGATCGCCATCCTCCCCTACGGCAAATCCGGCATCCTTGGCGCCTCCATCCTCGGCCTCGGTCGGGCCATCGGCGAGACCATGGCGGTCACCATGGTGATCGGAAACGCCCCCAACATCTCGCTGTCGCTCCTCTCCCCCGCCTACACCATGCCGAGCGTAATCGCCAACGAGTTCGCAGAGACCACCTCGAAGCTGCACGCCTCGGCGCTGATGGAAATCGGCCTGATCCTGATGGTGGTAACCCTGGTGGTGAACGCGCTGGCGAGGCTCTTGATCTGGAGCGTATCCAGAAGCGCCAAGGGAGGTGCGGCATGA
- the phoU gene encoding phosphate signaling complex protein PhoU, whose protein sequence is MEREHFSKQFDTELNEIRERLLEMGGKVEVMIGNAMQSLVERDTELAERTIAFDHEINALEMVIDEKCLEVLARRQPAARDLRFITLALKIVTDLERIGDQCANICKRARELNQEPSLKPYIDLPRMAQAASNMVTKALDAFVRGDDDLAIKVCEDDQCVDELNEQIQRELLTFMMGDPKTISRAMKIIQVSKCLERIADHATNIAEMVIFMVKGKDIRHTIA, encoded by the coding sequence ATGGAGAGAGAGCACTTCAGCAAGCAGTTTGACACCGAGCTGAACGAGATAAGGGAAAGGCTTCTTGAGATGGGGGGCAAGGTAGAGGTTATGATCGGCAACGCCATGCAGTCCCTGGTGGAGAGGGACACGGAGCTAGCCGAGCGGACCATCGCCTTCGACCACGAGATAAACGCGCTGGAGATGGTGATCGACGAGAAGTGCCTGGAGGTGCTGGCGCGCAGGCAGCCTGCGGCGCGCGACCTGCGCTTCATCACGCTGGCGCTTAAAATCGTCACCGACCTGGAGCGGATCGGAGACCAGTGCGCCAACATCTGCAAGCGGGCACGGGAACTGAACCAGGAGCCGTCGCTCAAGCCCTACATCGACCTGCCGCGCATGGCGCAGGCCGCCTCCAACATGGTCACCAAGGCGCTGGATGCCTTCGTCCGCGGCGATGACGACCTGGCGATCAAGGTATGCGAAGACGACCAGTGCGTCGACGAACTGAACGAACAGATCCAGCGCGAGCTTTTGACCTTCATGATGGGGGATCCCAAGACCATCAGCCGCGCCATGAAGATCATCCAGGTCTCCAAGTGCCTGGAGCGCATCGCCGACCACGCCACGAACATCGCCGAAATGGTGATCTTCATGGTCAAGGGAAAGGACATCCGTCACACCATCGCCTGA
- a CDS encoding DUF167 domain-containing protein, with translation MKKPFYFWEGDTLVLNVLGTPNAKKDAIGKPKGHQLCISVTAVPRAGRATDHMVRFLAEEFEVSVSDIEVVFGRMNVNKQLRIKAPKRLPSVIGQQGLLF, from the coding sequence GTGAAGAAGCCGTTTTACTTCTGGGAAGGCGACACGCTGGTGCTCAACGTTCTCGGTACGCCGAACGCCAAAAAGGACGCGATTGGAAAGCCGAAGGGGCACCAGCTCTGCATCAGCGTCACCGCAGTTCCCCGCGCGGGGCGGGCCACCGACCACATGGTGCGGTTTCTGGCGGAGGAATTCGAGGTGTCGGTTTCCGACATCGAGGTGGTCTTTGGCCGCATGAACGTCAACAAGCAGTTGCGTATCAAGGCCCCGAAGCGGTTGCCTTCGGTCATCGGGCAACAGGGTCTTCTTTTTTGA
- the pstS gene encoding phosphate ABC transporter substrate-binding protein PstS, whose amino-acid sequence MIQKIKKAFMALALVATVGAAGQASAETLVNGAGATFPYPLYSKWFSEYAKVDRSVKFNYQSIGSGGGIKQITAQTVDFGASDKFLSDQELSAAPGKLLHIPTVMGAVVVTYNLPGVPSGIKLNSEDVANIYLGKITKWNDPRIADDNKGINLPAKPIIVVHRSDGSGTTSIFTDYLSGVNAEWAKRVGKGASVKWPIGLGGKGNEGVAGQIKTTPYSIGYVELAYAFENKLPFASLKNGAGVFVAPSIKSTSAAAAAALKKMPADYRISLVNQPGKDAYPVVGFTWLLVYEKQKDPVKGKKLVEFLNWSMTKGQKMAAPMLYAPLPDSVVKMVQKTIKTIK is encoded by the coding sequence ATGATTCAGAAGATAAAAAAAGCATTCATGGCTCTGGCCCTCGTGGCGACTGTTGGCGCCGCCGGTCAGGCATCCGCGGAAACCCTGGTTAACGGTGCGGGCGCAACGTTCCCGTATCCCCTCTACTCCAAGTGGTTCAGCGAGTACGCCAAAGTGGACAGAAGCGTTAAGTTCAACTACCAATCCATCGGCAGCGGCGGCGGCATCAAGCAGATCACGGCGCAGACCGTCGACTTCGGCGCCAGCGACAAGTTCCTCTCCGATCAGGAACTGAGCGCGGCCCCGGGCAAGCTGCTTCACATCCCGACCGTCATGGGCGCTGTCGTGGTCACCTACAACCTCCCCGGGGTCCCCTCCGGTATCAAGCTCAACTCCGAGGACGTGGCCAACATCTACCTCGGTAAAATCACCAAATGGAACGATCCCAGGATCGCCGACGACAACAAAGGGATCAACCTCCCGGCCAAGCCGATCATCGTCGTGCACCGCTCTGACGGCAGCGGCACCACCAGCATCTTCACGGACTACCTGAGCGGCGTGAATGCCGAATGGGCGAAACGGGTCGGCAAGGGCGCATCGGTCAAGTGGCCGATAGGGCTCGGCGGCAAGGGTAACGAAGGCGTTGCCGGACAGATCAAGACCACTCCTTACTCCATTGGCTACGTCGAACTCGCCTACGCCTTCGAAAACAAGCTTCCCTTCGCCTCCCTGAAAAACGGCGCCGGCGTCTTCGTAGCCCCGTCCATCAAGTCCACGAGCGCTGCTGCGGCAGCAGCGCTCAAGAAGATGCCCGCCGACTACCGCATCTCGCTGGTGAACCAGCCGGGCAAAGACGCCTACCCGGTTGTCGGCTTCACCTGGCTGCTCGTCTACGAGAAGCAGAAGGATCCGGTCAAAGGGAAGAAACTGGTAGAGTTCCTGAACTGGAGCATGACCAAAGGTCAGAAGATGGCGGCCCCGATGCTGTACGCGCCGCTTCCGGACAGCGTGGTGAAGATGGTTCAGAAGACCATCAAGACCATCAAATAA